A stretch of the Panicum virgatum strain AP13 chromosome 9N, P.virgatum_v5, whole genome shotgun sequence genome encodes the following:
- the LOC120691897 gene encoding homeobox-leucine zipper protein HOX13-like: protein MKRQSKRPASSHESTEEGEKLAVALDEALTARNMEHEEAELDDVNDDDDELAGGRSARSPCGLGEKKRRLAADQVRALERCFETDNKLDPDRKSRIARDLGLQPRQVAVWFQNRRARWKTKTLERDFAALRARHEALRADCDALRRDKDALAAEIRELRQKLSKPEAAAKLEAAANDSAEERQATVGASAAAICKDGSSDSDSSVVFNDVEASPYSGAAFEQTAFAGFGPPFLDTSAATTTGCSPLSMFETKWQQAPAYPYDSYKNGGGYGFTEEWLASSDVIGSGDGAASFFSEEHASSLNFGWCASGTEAWE from the exons ATGAAGAGGCAGTCGAAGAGGCCCGCCAGCAGCCATGAATCCACAGAAGAAG GGGAGAAGCTGGCGGTCGCGTTGGACGAGGCCCTAACGGCGCGCAACATGGAGCACGAGGAGGCCGAGCTGGACGAcgtgaacgacgacgacgacgagctcgccggcggccgctcggcGCGGTCGCCGTGCGGGCTGGGCGAGAAGAAGCGGCGCCTGGCGGCGGATCAGGTGCGCGCGCTGGAGCGGTGCTTCGAGACGGACAACAAGCTGGACCCCGACCGCAAGTCCCGCATCGCGCGCGACCTCGGCCTGCAGCCGCGCCAGGTCGCCGTCTGGTTCCAGAACCGCCGCGCCCGCTGGAAGACCAAGACGCTCGAGCGCGACTTCGCCGCGCTGCGCGCCCGCCACGAGGCCCTCCGTGCCGACTGCGACGCGCTCCGCCGCGACAAGGACGCACTCGCCGCCGAG ATACGGGAGCTGAGGCAGAAGCTGTCcaagccggaggcggcggcgaagctggAGGCGGCCGCCAATGACTCCGCGGAGGAGCGCCAGGCGACGGTCGGCGCGTCGGCCGCGGCGATCTGCAAGGACGGCTCCTCGGACAGCGACTCCAGCGTGGTGTTCAACGACGTCGAGGCGTCGCCGTACTCCGGCGCGGCGTTCGAGCAGACGGCCTTCGCTGGGTTCGGTCCACCGTTCTTGGACACgtcggcagcgacgacgacaggCTGCTCGCCCCTCTCCATGTTCGAGACCAAGTGGCAGCAGGCGCCGGCATACCCATACGACTCGTACAAGAACGGTGGCGGCTATGGCTTCACGGAGGAATGGCTCGCCAGCTCGGACGTGatcggcagcggcgacggcgcggctagCTTCTTCTCCGAGGAGCACGCCTCCAGCCTCAACTTCGGCTGGTGCGCGAGCGGCACCGAGGCCTGGGAGTGA